A genomic region of Streptomyces diastaticus subsp. diastaticus contains the following coding sequences:
- a CDS encoding FecCD family ABC transporter permease — MTVTAARPGTGPGRARRPGAWTLGLSALVLLLASVSVAITIGPARVSVPDVWAVVASRLGGRESGLTPIREGIVWELRLPRTVLAAVCGAGLALCGVVMQSLLRNPLADPFVLGVSSGASTGAVAVVVLGLGGGALSVSTGAFVGALVSFGLVLLLSHSLGGTTDRVVLSGVAGMQLFSALTSFVVMFAADAEQTRGILFWLLGSLSGATWTDVWACLAVLAAALVVCGARANQLDAFAFGTESAASLGVPVARTRLVLLTVTALLTAALVSAAGAIGFVGLVLPHAARALTGTLHGRLLPVAALSGAVFLVWVDTLARTVLAPQEIPVGVVTSLIGVPAFVLIMYRTRRPA; from the coding sequence GTGACCGTCACCGCCGCGCGCCCCGGCACGGGGCCCGGGCGGGCGCGGCGGCCGGGGGCGTGGACGCTCGGTCTGTCGGCTCTCGTCCTGCTGCTGGCCTCCGTCTCGGTCGCCATCACCATCGGTCCCGCCCGCGTCTCCGTCCCCGACGTGTGGGCCGTCGTCGCCTCCCGCCTCGGCGGCCGGGAGAGCGGGCTGACGCCCATCCGTGAGGGCATCGTCTGGGAACTGCGCTTGCCGCGTACCGTGCTGGCCGCCGTCTGCGGGGCCGGGCTCGCGCTCTGCGGCGTGGTCATGCAGTCGCTGCTGCGCAACCCGCTGGCCGACCCGTTCGTCCTCGGCGTCTCCTCCGGCGCCTCCACCGGCGCGGTCGCCGTGGTCGTCCTCGGGCTCGGCGGCGGCGCGCTGTCGGTCTCCACCGGCGCCTTCGTCGGCGCCCTCGTCTCCTTCGGTCTCGTGCTGCTGCTCAGCCACAGCCTCGGCGGCACCACCGACCGGGTGGTGCTCTCCGGAGTGGCGGGTATGCAGCTCTTCTCCGCGCTCACCTCGTTCGTCGTGATGTTCGCCGCCGACGCCGAACAGACCCGGGGCATCCTCTTCTGGCTGCTCGGCAGCCTCTCCGGCGCCACCTGGACCGACGTCTGGGCCTGCCTGGCCGTGCTGGCGGCGGCGCTGGTGGTGTGCGGGGCACGGGCCAACCAGCTCGACGCCTTCGCCTTCGGAACGGAGAGCGCCGCCTCCCTCGGCGTCCCGGTGGCGCGGACCCGGCTGGTCCTGCTGACCGTCACCGCGCTGCTCACCGCCGCGCTGGTCAGCGCCGCCGGAGCGATCGGTTTCGTCGGGCTGGTGCTGCCGCACGCCGCCCGCGCCCTGACCGGCACCCTGCACGGGCGGCTGCTGCCGGTGGCGGCGCTGAGCGGCGCCGTCTTCCTGGTCTGGGTGGACACCCTGGCCAGGACCGTGCTGGCGCCGCAGGAGATCCCGGTCGGCGTGGTCACCTCGCTGATCGGCGTGCCCGCCTTCGTCCTCATCATGTACCGCACCCGGAGGCCCGCGTGA
- a CDS encoding ABC transporter ATP-binding protein — MTGRATCPAGRPALRAERVSRSAGGRLILDGVTLQARAASTVGLIGPNGSGKSTLLRLLAGLLAPSAGTVTVDGSTPAELGRRETARRLAVVGQHAATDTDLTVRDVVGLGRVPHRRAWAAPGPADREAVRAALERTGLTPLAGRLWHTLSGGERQRAQIARALAQEPRHLLLDEPTNHLDVQHQLELLSLVAGLPVTCVVALHDLNLAAMFCEEVVVLRAGRAVASGSPREVLTEGLIEEVYGVRAVVVADGGGPPFVRFLAPGAPGGGR, encoded by the coding sequence GTGACCGGCCGTGCCACCTGCCCGGCCGGCCGGCCGGCGCTCCGCGCGGAACGGGTCTCGCGGTCGGCGGGCGGGCGGCTCATCCTGGACGGCGTCACGCTCCAGGCGCGCGCCGCAAGCACGGTCGGGCTCATCGGGCCCAACGGCTCCGGCAAGTCGACCCTGCTGCGGCTGCTGGCAGGGCTGCTGGCGCCGTCCGCCGGCACCGTCACCGTGGACGGCTCCACCCCGGCCGAACTGGGCCGCCGCGAGACGGCCCGGCGGCTCGCCGTGGTCGGGCAGCACGCGGCGACCGACACCGACCTGACCGTCCGCGACGTGGTCGGGCTCGGGCGTGTGCCGCACCGCAGGGCCTGGGCGGCGCCGGGGCCCGCCGACCGGGAGGCGGTCCGGGCGGCCCTGGAGCGGACCGGGCTGACGCCCCTCGCCGGCCGGCTCTGGCACACGCTCTCCGGCGGGGAGCGGCAGCGGGCGCAGATCGCCCGGGCGCTGGCCCAGGAACCGCGCCACCTGCTGCTGGACGAGCCGACCAACCACCTGGACGTCCAGCACCAGCTGGAGTTGCTGTCGCTGGTGGCGGGGCTGCCCGTGACCTGCGTGGTGGCGTTGCACGACCTCAATCTCGCGGCGATGTTCTGCGAGGAGGTCGTGGTGTTGCGCGCGGGGCGCGCCGTGGCGTCCGGGTCTCCCCGGGAGGTGCTCACCGAGGGGCTGATCGAGGAGGTGTACGGGGTCCGGGCGGTCGTCGTGGCCGACGGCGGGGGCCCGCCGTTCGTACGCTTCCTCGCGCCGGGGGCACCTGGCGGGGGCCGCTGA
- a CDS encoding ABC transporter substrate-binding protein, producing MLVAPFRRISLAASCTALGLLLTACGGQGSEPAAEAKEAGAATLENCGRTVTVEQPPRRAVSLNQDSTEILLSLGLADRMAGTATWTDPVLPHLAKDNAKVKRLADNNPSFEKVLDEEPDFVTASFESTLGKGGVATREAFEDLGVGTYVSPADCAKTNSGDGDGARTDPLSLADIHGEVTDLAKVFGVEERGEKLVADLGRRARKATDGLSTRKAPEDERPTLLYWFANAEAPYMGGCCGAPGIITEAVGGKNVFDDTKDEWPQINWETVADRDPDVLVIGDLTRKSQTAESAARKIAFLESHPATRTMTAVKRKRYVQVSGAALNPSIRTVDGIEEVAAKLREFGLAK from the coding sequence GTGCTTGTTGCGCCCTTCCGCCGGATCTCCCTCGCCGCCTCCTGCACCGCCCTCGGCCTGCTGCTCACCGCCTGCGGGGGCCAGGGCTCCGAACCCGCCGCCGAGGCGAAGGAGGCCGGGGCGGCCACGCTGGAGAACTGCGGCCGCACCGTGACCGTCGAGCAGCCGCCGCGGCGAGCCGTCTCGCTCAACCAGGACTCCACCGAGATCCTGCTCTCGCTCGGTCTCGCCGACCGGATGGCGGGCACCGCTACCTGGACCGACCCGGTCCTGCCGCACCTGGCGAAGGACAACGCCAAGGTCAAGCGGCTCGCCGACAACAACCCCTCGTTCGAGAAGGTCCTCGACGAGGAACCGGACTTCGTCACCGCCTCCTTCGAGTCGACCCTCGGCAAGGGCGGCGTCGCCACCCGCGAGGCGTTCGAGGACCTCGGTGTGGGCACCTACGTCTCGCCCGCCGACTGCGCCAAGACCAACTCCGGTGACGGGGACGGCGCGCGGACCGATCCGCTCTCCCTGGCCGACATCCACGGCGAGGTCACCGACCTGGCGAAGGTCTTCGGCGTCGAGGAACGTGGTGAGAAGCTCGTCGCCGACCTCGGCCGGCGGGCCCGGAAGGCCACTGACGGGCTGAGCACCAGGAAGGCTCCCGAGGACGAACGGCCCACCCTCCTCTACTGGTTCGCCAACGCCGAGGCGCCGTACATGGGCGGCTGCTGCGGTGCGCCCGGCATCATCACCGAGGCCGTCGGCGGGAAGAACGTCTTCGACGACACCAAGGACGAGTGGCCGCAGATCAACTGGGAGACCGTCGCCGACCGCGACCCCGACGTGCTGGTCATCGGCGACCTCACCCGCAAGTCGCAGACGGCGGAGAGCGCCGCCAGGAAGATCGCCTTCCTGGAGTCCCACCCGGCCACTCGCACCATGACGGCGGTGAAGAGGAAGCGGTACGTACAGGTGAGCGGGGCGGCGCTGAACCCCTCGATCCGCACCGTCGACGGCATCGAGGAAGTCGCCGCCAAGCTGCGTGAGTTCGGGCTGGCGAAGTGA